In Lodderomyces elongisporus chromosome 1, complete sequence, a genomic segment contains:
- the NdufA8 gene encoding ndufa8, NADH-ubiquinone oxidoreductase complex I 19kd subunit yields MFGNISVSRHQWENKEETPMPKDVPDVDEVGATSAPLLSASFFIGDRCKPYNDDFMLCKDEHNGGEIDCLKEGRRVTRCAISVLKDINKHCFDEFKLHYECLEQNNQYFSRCRASEGVLSKCVFDKLGLKKTVPGVETQIQEKKNPIYKVDPKDVRLTNAYLKKSESESS; encoded by the coding sequence ATGTTTGGTAATATCCTGGTAAGCAGACATCAATGGGAGAACAAGGAGGAAACTCCTATGCCCAAAGACGTACCTGATGTTGACGAAGTCGGAGCCACTTCAGCACCATTACTATCGGCGTCATTCTTTATTGGAGACAGGTGTAAACCATACAACGACGACTTTATGTTGTGCAAAGATGAACACAATGGAGGTGAAATTGATTGTTTAAAAGAAGGGAGAAGAGTCACGAGATGTGCCATTTCAGTGTTGAAAGATATCAATAAACATTGCTTTGACGAGTTCAAATTGCATTACGAATGCTTGGAGCAGAATAACCAATACTTTAGTCGTTGTCGTGCGAGCGAAGGCGTGTTGAGCAAATGTGTTTTTGACAAATTGGgattaaagaaaacagtGCCAGGCGTGGAAACACAGAtccaagaaaaaaagaacccAATCTACAAAGTTGACCCAAAGGATGTTCGTTTGACAAATGCATACTTGAAAAAATCAGAGTCAGAGAGCAGCTGA
- the RFG1 gene encoding slightly ste11-like protein: MSTAVYYNHNMHGDESTRHTLPSLSQIMPPVQHQHQHQHGAGAGAGAGAGAGAGQVSSNEAALTSSTTTSPSLNGYSSSGFLYQQQQPQQPHSSAAGSSGSTVQSHSGYMSDPYSMGSTAHTTPTSNYTGYEQAHSNNNNSNNNSNNNSNSKITSSATKSSLSSSPKEAVCICKTNPNKIPRPRNAFILFRQKYHQIVLDEGTVIRTNPEVSRELGRRWRSLKPEEKEYWNKLAEDEKTNHAKKYPNYKYQPKRNGKDKNCLVCKDKPTQTLDFKKNDKDASASAAAAAKMRQYSDVSAHSYLNGTSAAAANVGAPLQYDQLQRHHSEAMLITPHQQMQTDQYNIYKQQQQQQQQQQQQQQQQYQQSIQAQQQAALQAAANNGYSGYIITNPYIIPSSSSTTSLVSTSANSMASLPMPSATTAGQSSAAAYYDNSDKLSPLAHPLAQTGGVSGYTTSLQPIQQSQPLLSQQQQQQQSSLQPVAIANGAELNYGGVTGGAATGGAGYDSFAQQH, translated from the coding sequence ATGTCTACTGCTGTTTACTACAATCACAACATGCACGGTGACGAATCAACTAGACACACGTTGCCCTCCCTTTCCCAAATCATGCCACCTgttcaacaccaacaccaacaccaacatgGAGCAGGTGCAGGTGCAGGTGCAGGTGCAGGTGCAGGTGCAGGACAAGTGTCTTCAAATGAAGCTGCTTTGACTTCCTCCACCACAACTTCGCCAAGTTTGAATGGATACTCCAGTAGCGGGTTCTtgtaccaacaacaacaacctcaacaaccaCACTCGAGTGCTGCTGGCTCAAGTGGTTCAACTGTTCAGTCACACCTGGGGTATATGCTGGATCCATATTCCATGGGTTCTACTGCACACACCACACCAACCTCAAACTATACCGGTTACGAACAAGCAcatagcaacaacaataatagtaacaataacagtaacaataacagtaaCAGTAAAATTACATCCAGTGCTACCAAAAGTTCTTTATCTAGTTCGCCAAAGGAAGCTGTTTGTATCTGCAAAACCAACCCAAACAAGATTCCACGTCCAAGAAATGCCTTCATCTTGTTTAGACAAAAGTACCACCAAATTGTTTTGGATGAAGGCACTGTGATTAGAACCAACCCAGAAGTGTCGCGCGAGCTCGGTAGAAGATGGAGATCACTTAAGCCcgaggaaaaagaatactGGAACAAACTTGCCGAGGATGAAAAAACTAACCATGCCAAGAAGTACCCAAACTACAAGTACCAGCCCAAACGTAATGGTAAAGACAAAAACTGTTTGGTGTGCAAGGACAAACCCACTCAAACGTTAGACTTTAAGAAGAACGACAAGgatgcttctgcttctgctgctgctgctgcaaaAATGAGACAATACCTGGATGTATCTGCTCACTCATATCTCAATGGAACTAGTGCCGCTGCTGCTAATGTTGGTGCGCCACTCCAATATGACCAATTGCAACGTCACCACTCTGAGGCTATGCTCATTACCCCACACCAGCAAATGCAAACTGACCAATACAATATCTacaagcaacaacaacaacaacaacagcaacagcagcaacaacaacagcaacaatacCAGCAATCTATTCAAGCTCAACAACAGGCGGCATTGCAGGCAGCTGCAAATAACGGGTACCTGGGTTACATTATTACAAATCCATACATTATTCCCTCTAGTTCTTCAACTACCCTGCTTGTGCTGACATCAGCCAACTCCATGGCCAGTTTGCCCATGCCTTCTGCTACAACAGCAGGACAATCAAGTGCTGCTGCGTACTATGACAATAGTGACAAGTTGTCGCCATTAGCACATCCATTAGCACAAACTGGCGGTGTCAGCGGCTACACTACTTCATTACAACCAATTCAGCAACTGCAACCTTTGCTTctgcaacagcaacaacaacaacagctgctGTTGCAACCGGTGGCTATTGCAAATGGCGCAGAGTTAAATTATGGCGGTGTCACTGGTGGTGCTGCCACAGGAGGTGCTGGCTACGACTCTTTTGCTCAACAACATTAG
- the NUP57 gene encoding Nucleoporin nup57, protein MFGTASNTGTSGGGLFGSSNANQSTGGGLFGSKSAGSTPVFGSQQPQQQNTFGQTNTSGGGGLFGQAQPGTAANGSTSTGLFGSSQPKPAFGGSAGGGTGGGTGGGSLFGSNTSGSAFGSKPAGSTTGGLFGNNSNNNNNNNNNINNTAGNTGGLFGGNQSNSTSTGAGLFGNNNSTSNTGGLFGNNQQSGTNTTSGGGLFGGAGANKPSGGLFGGSSGTNQQSNTLGNSGGLFGNTQSTNNTGSNINNNNNTGGLFGNNQSSTTGGLFGNKPATSTTGGLFGSSTTNNSNTSGGLFGNKPAQSTSGSLFGQTQPGQQPQQQQQSGGLFGSNTLNNQQPSFSWNSQQSQPQFQQQQQQQNQQQNQLNMNQNASLFGNLGQANSNINNQQISNPSSYTPAINDQLAKIWEQWDPNSSKCGLKTHFYNKFNDQEIQQLLAQPRPANETVEDWDKAMAERPSPNTYPIKITSYTEVAQRIEAQLDQVAKSRVVLNSINEKLNTLSAKHDLGNTTRILKAKARHTQLSRRVLRLATVLAILKLKGYPLSPEEEGIAKQFDLLSSKINDPSSPIGKLGDIFAKLTVLKERAEDLNSQFDQSMHSLNGTLNGENVKENEQEESGNTEDAVNKIAKVLLKQQMGLNYLNDVLEKDSEKVQQLAKVKK, encoded by the coding sequence aTGTTTGGCACAGCAAGCAATACAGGCACCAGTGGCGGGGGACTTTTTGGTTCCTCCAATGCTAATCAATCTACTGGAGGAGGGCTATTTGGAAGTAAATCTGCTGGATCGACTCCAGTGTTTGGATCCCAACAACCACAGCAACAAAACACTTTTGGTCAAACGAATACATCGGGAGGAGGCGGTCTTTTTGGCCAGGCACAACCAGGTACCGCTGCTAATGGGTCAACAAGTACTGGGCTATTTGGCTCATCTCAGCCTAAGCCAGCATTTGGTGGTAGTGCAGGTGGTGGtactggtggtggtactggtggtggtagccTTTTCGGTTCAAACACTTCGGGATCAGCATTTGGAAGCAAGCCTGCAGGGCTGACTACTGGTGGGCTTTTTGgtaacaacagcaacaacaacaataataataacaataacatcaATAATACCGCTGGTAACACTGGAGGATTATTTGGAGGAAACCAAAGCAATTCGACATCAACTGGTGCTGGATTATTTGGTAACAACAATTCTACAAGTAATACAGGCGGACTTTTTGGTAATAACCAACAATCTGGAACAAATACTACTAGCGGTGGAGGGTTGTTTGGAGGTGCTGGTGCAAATAAACCCAGCGGAGGCTTATTCGGCGGAAGCAGTGGCACTAACCAGCAATCAAACACTTTAGGCAATTCTGGTGGTTTATTTGGCAACACTCAATCAACAAATAACACCGGTAGTAATattaataacaataacaacaccGGAGGATTATTTGGAAACAATCAGTCATCAACAACTGGCGGTCTTTTTGGAAACAAACCAGCAACGTCAACGACAGGTGGTCTATTTGGCTCTTCCACTACTAATAATTCAAATACATCTGGTGGTCTTTTTGGAAACAAGCCAGCTCAACTGACAAGCGGTTCCCTTTTTGGACAAACACAGCCCGGTCAACAAccgcaacaacagcaacaactgGGTGGGTTATTTGGGTCAAACACTTTGAATAATCAGCAACCATCATTCAGTTGGAATCTGCAACAGTCCCAACCGCAATtccagcagcagcagcaacaacaaaatcaacaacagaatCAACTAAACATGAATCAAAATGCATCACTCTTTGGTAATTTAGGGCAGGCTAATAGCAACATTaataatcaacaaataTCGAACCCCAGCTCATATACGCCGGCAATTAATGATCAGCTCGCGAAAATATGGGAACAATGGGATCCAAACTCGTCAAAATGCGGATTAAAGACCCATTTTTACAACAAGTTCAATGATCAAGAGATACAACAATTGCTTGCACAGCCACGACCTGCAAATGAAACCGTCGAGGATTGGGATAAAGCTATGGCAGAAAGACCAAGCCCCAACACGTACCCTATAAAGATCACATCGTACACGGAAGTAGCTCAAAGAATTGAAGCACAACTTGACCAAGTTGCCAAGTCTAGAGTAGTATTAAATTCCATTAATGAAAAACTTAACACCTTGTCTGCAAAACACGATTTGGGGAATACTACCAGAATATTAAAGGCTAAAGCAAGACATACACAATTGTCTCGAAGAGTGTTAAGATTGGCGACGGTATTGGCAATACTCAAATTGAAAGGATACCCATTACTGCCAGAAGAGGAAGGAATTGCCAAACAGTTTGACCTTTTATCATCTAAGATCAATGACCCAAGTAGTCCAATTGGGAAGCTTGGTGATATCTTTGCCAAATTGACGGTATTAAAGGAACGCGCAGAAGACTTGAATTCGCAATTCGACCAGTCGATGCATTCACTTAATGGCACATTGAATGGAGAGAatgtaaaagaaaacgagCAAGAAGAAAGTGGAAACACTGAAGATGCGGTCAATAAGATTGCCAAGGTGCTTTTGAAACAGCAAATGGGATTAAATTACCTTAATGATGTATTAGAAAAGGATTCAGAAAAGGTGCAGCAATTGGCGAAGGTTAAAAAATAG